A region of Vespula vulgaris chromosome 1, iyVesVulg1.1, whole genome shotgun sequence DNA encodes the following proteins:
- the LOC127067560 gene encoding uncharacterized protein LOC127067560, whose product MHKLAKGLKKKKKSKKSKKGEEEEFDPEELERYRRERAERAERAEQKAEESGEPAAAGNAGSDEWRKFEALTAGVDSLLKKTQGDLDRIKSVSFFQRKPALDEKKAEEEEQGKEEKNKKSSSKKWIGFDEEGNLVEKEPGEVGAVEGELGKASGKPFVSENGFVEVPDDEDEQEDSADEDIFDTTYVDVLQNIDVQLAYIPDSPVKEDLDDDPFDTTNAEKVLKTVDKKGNKLVSLGNAVEILSGRIDHVSTCKLPPKSKKKSVVQQDLLLDDFDEIESGIIPEGVAEPIEVEKSLLDDDSDLPDIPVDLTTLPPVLPKPVTPVNTQETEIIATETKESIDITEFELLKEKTILEEIPDLDDAEFDLNEPVDNSIRLEEAEDPFGEKEPQAKDFQSEIIEASFEIAIFVDEEDPFDTTFADNILPGKTELKFIEKELEDLPVSTVSISLTDPAGLNRDYETGLPKSEESSNVTKKDLLSSSTSDLNLIDPPIAPLEELTYVDPFDTSAIKEIPPGKTELKFLERELLGEQAKTDSILEDDDDFDPRKETPPATPIAKPPLRPTPPVFPVKPEFKVNFETEEEEEQIADNIPNNRGRKASRPEVIELSITKSVAFELPTPSNRPDLLATTDEEKSLRSKPLTPYYTQKSIEEVLPTEDEAVDVDPFDTSFVAKVTPGKTELKLIESELLEQEPKLSHSVSDHEIDSRSQSEATRRQSDFTATSLRPTNLEFTQVSNPLKEIIETNLKKQEFTRRESLLDAEVEVDAKPLTPRVETKTIEEEEISYVDPFDTSIATNILPGKAELKVLESELEQITEQVRPNPISLSSIVAPSVPDAEDFNPRAGEVPESKDFLCTNDQDLGAKVLTPLQSKNIALGDDIDPFDTSFAAIGPGKTELKILESELMQLIGLNLINIFTCYFTNLIKMDSKGGNPFLMDDYTSEPDNSVAGQQELNPFLESFTDTTTSEHGENPFLNITSDQSYQAPVNVESTNPFASFCEENIFNLSESTKEEEEEKISEPTQAAPIQAKNGKPPPSRPPPPRPQPPAPPKNTKDLILSVTGAMDATSNHLLDRLQATRTPSPTLMHSPSPTPEHSFADFLDVDGNVPDLIPYDNEAAEAPKSSQDILDLFDAPNTDTTATANFSVDTTDLITDVAVTSAAKENPFVSITDQEIESTAPAEGAFSSYYPEAASVNVEKRGSVSSAMAFPIEETEKQAAVDLDFSTETSVPTDQLTSVTTAELFSTATTEQISTTVESPFFSISDSTSTTQYGVTETSATSTTQQTSQPIFSMTDTQQNVFSSDLLGDFDEPTKEVGGLISTSPIPAAEYPGTDTQLDNFAATTKAIESTGDAFDAFASKFDKAAEPETNADPFLDAFGNTGPTAMDTSSDVWGDSSGGGDTGVTGFEENDGFDSFLSMTAPPQPETKVKRADSGDSDEGPDFSVFIKPKEGDQLTQPEVGPVPALAPPPKSPQNAAYADSSSRFNPFDKTGGFAQEAVVPTETAQPEITRTDSQETPPTPLFDEDVSQPLEDFPRVTYTGDGWEMQLRQPNKKKITGQRFWKKIFVKLVYQGDNPVLQLFNGKDDKDPFQELPLLACYSVSDIGAQQFDQFGKIFTVKLQYIFYKERPGVRPGQVTKAERLTNKLSQFAAYAIQGDYQGVKEFGSDLKKLGLPVEHAAQISQLFKLGSQNYEDMKTFSCAIEEALFRLSAHRDRALSYKMEEVQITVVDEIYVEQSAEGHVDKQIARVRLFFLGFLSGMPDVELGINDMWRQGKEVVGRHDIIPVVTEEWIRLENVEFHACVQQDEYEKSRIIKFKPPDACYIELMRFRVRPPKNRELPLQLKAVMCVTGNKVELRADILVPGFASRKLGQIPCEDVMVRFPIPECWIYLFRVEKHFRYGSVKSAHRRTGKIKGIERFLGAVDTLEPQLMEVTSGQAKYEHQHRAIVWRMPRLPKEGQGAYTTHQLVCRMALTSYDQIPENLAEYCYVEFTMPATQVSHTTARSVSLQNSDSDAPPEKYVRNLSRHEYRVGIEHTQGEGPGAYVTATLTKKIPETTPETHGEVSDTPAESDSDSSE is encoded by the exons ATGCACAAGCTAGCCAagggattaaaaaagaagaaaaagtcgaagaaaagtaagaaggGCGAGGAGGAAGAGTTCGATCCGGAAGAACTCGAGCGTTACCGGCGTGAACGTGCGGAGCGAGCGGAGCGGGCCGAGCAGAAAGCCGAGGAATCTGGTGAACCGGCTGCGGCCGGCAATGCTGGCTCCGACGAGTGGCGGAAGTTTGAGGCTTTGACAGCGGGTGTCGATTCGTTGTTAAAAAAGACCCAAGGTGATCTCGATCGTATCAAGTCGGTCTCGTTTTTCCAACGGAAGCCAGCGTTAGACGAAAAGAAGGCAGAGGAAGAGGAACAGggcaaagaagagaaaaataagaaatcttcATCGAAGAAGTGGATTGGTTTCGACGAGGAAGGAAATCTTGTTGAAAAAGAGCCTGGTGAGGTTGGTGCAGTCGAAGGTGAACTTGGCAAAGCGAGTGGAAAGCCGTTTGTCAGTGAAAACGGTTTTGTCGAGGTTCCAGACGACGAGGATGAACAAGAGGATTCAGCAGACGAGGATATCTTCGATACGACCTACGTCGACGTCCTTCAAAATATCGACGTTCAATTAGCCTATATACCTGATAGTCCTGTAAAGGAAGATTTAGACGACGATCCTTTCGATACTACTAATGCTGAGAAAGTACTCAAAACAGTCGATAAGAAGGGTAACAAGTTAGTCAGTCTTGGTAATGCTGTTGAAATTCTCTCCGGTAGGATCGATCATGTGAGTACATGTAAATTACCGcctaaaagtaaaaagaaatcagtCGTACAACAGGATTTATTGTTGGACGATTTTGATGAGATCGAAAGTGGAATTATTCCCGAAGGTGTTGCTGAGCCAATAGAAGTTGAGAAATCACTTTTAGACGACGATTCCGATTTACCGGATATACCAGTTGATCTAACGACATTACCTCCGGTATTACCGAAACCTGTCACTCCTGTGAACACGCAAGAAACTGAAATAATCGCAACCGAAACAAAAGAATCCATTGACATCACAGAATTTGAATTGCTTAAGGAAAAGACGATTTTGGAGGAGATTCCTGATTTGGACGATGCTGAATTTGATTTAAACGAACCCGTCGACAATTCGATCCGCCTCGAGGAAGCCGAAGATCCATTTGGTGAAAAGGAACCACAGGCTAAGGATTTCCAAAGCGAGATCATCGAGGCTAGCTTCGAAATAGCAATATTTGTCGACGAAGAGGATCCTTTTGACACTACTTTCGCCGATAATATATTACCTGGCAAGACTGAACTCAAGTTCATTGAGAAAGAATTAGAGGATTTACCGGTGTCTACGGTTTCTATATCGCTTACTGATCCAGCTGGCTTAAATAGGGACTATGAGACAGGCTTACCCAAATCCGAGGAAAGTAGTAATGTAACTAAAAAGGATTTGTTAAGTAGTTCGACGAGTGATTTGAATTTGATCGATCCACCCATCGCACCACTCGAAGAACTTACATATGTCGATCCTTTCGACACATCAGCGATCAAGGAAATACCACCAGGTAAAACAGAATTGAAATTTCTTGAAAGAGAACTTCTCGGTGAACAGGCAAAAACTGATAGTATTctcgaggacgacgacgattttGATCCTAGGAAAGAAACACCACCGGCGACTCCTATTGCGAAGCCTCCTCTAAGGCCAACTCCACCAGTTTTTCCAGTCAAGCCTGAATTTAAAGTCAACTtcgaaacagaagaagaagaagaacagatTGCTGATAACATACCGAATAATCGTGGACGAAAAGCTTCGAGACCAGAAGTGATCGAACTATCAATTACAAAAAGCGTTGCTTTCGAATTACCGACACCTTCAAATCGACCTGATCTTCTAGCAACTACAGACGAAGAGAAATCGTTACGCTCGAAACCTCTAACACCATACTATACGCAAAAATCAATCGAAGAGGTTTTACCAACTGAAGACGAGGCAGTTGATGTCGATCCCTTCGACACCAGTTTTGTAGCTAAAGTTACTCCTGGGAAAACGGAACTCAAGCTTATCGAGTCGGAATTGTTGGAACAAGAACCAAAGTTATCTCACAGTGTCAGTGATCACGAAATTGATTCCAGATCTCAGAGCGAAGCAACCAGAAGACAAAGCGATTTCACCGCTACTTCATTGAGGCCTACCAATTTAGAATTTACTCAGGTATCCAATccattgaaagaaataattgaaacgaatttaaaaaaacagGAATTCACTAGACGCGAAAGTTTGCTCGATGCCGAAGTAGAAGTCGATGCAAAGCCTCTCACGCCACGAGTTGAGACGAAAActattgaagaagaagaaatttcttatGTGGATCCTTTCGACACTTCCATCGCCACCAATATTTTACCTGGAAAGGCAGAACTGAAAGTTTTAGAAAGCGAACTGGAGCAAATAACCGAACAAGTACGCCCGAATCCTATCAGTTTAAGTTCAATTGTTGCACCGTCAGTACCGGATGCAGAAGATTTTAATCCAAGAGCCGGCGAAGTGCCAgaatcgaaagattttctatgCACGAACGACCAAGATCTAGGTGCAAAAGTATTGACGCCTCTTCAATCCAAAAACATTGCTTTAGGAGACGATATAGATCCATTTGATACAAGCTTTGCTGCGATTGGACCAGGAAAAACAGAGCTGAAGATCCTTGAATCTGAACTGATGCAAT TGATCGGTTTAAACctgattaatattttcacttgttattttacgaatttaaTCAAGATGGATTCCAAAGGTGGAAATCCTTTCCTAATGGACGACTACACGTCCGAGCCGGATAACTCGGTTGCCGGTCAACAAGAATTGAATCCTTTCTTGGAATCCTTCACAGACACGACAACTTCGGAACACGGAGAAAatccatttttaaatatcactaGTGATCAATCTTATCAAGCTCCGGTGAATGTAGAATCAACGAATCCTTTCGCGTCCTTTtgcgaagaaaatatatttaatctatCAGAGAgcacaaaagaagaagaagaagaaaagattagtGAACCTACACAGGCAGCACCTATACAAGCTAAGAATGGGAAACCACCACCATCGAGACCTCCACCGCCCAGGCCACAACCACCTGCACCACCGAAAAACACAAAAGATCTTATCTTATCGGTTACAGGAGCAATGGACGCTACTTCTAATCATCTTTTGGATCGACTGCAAGCTACAAGAACTCCAAGTCCAACTTTGATGCATTCACCTTCACCAACACCGGAACATAGTTTTGCCGATTTCCTAGATGTTGATGGAAATGTACCGGATTTAATACCTTATGATAATGAAGCCGCAGAAGCGCCAAAAAGTAGTCAAGACATTTTAGATTTATTCGACGCTCCAAACACAGACACAACGGCCACAGCAAACTTTTCAGTAGATACTACGGACTTGATTACTGACGTAGCAGTGACGAGTGCTGCTAAAGAGAATCCATTCGTTAGCATAACTGATCAGGAAATTGAATCGACTGCTCCGGCGGAAGGTGCTTTCAGTTCTTATTATCCAGAAGCTGCTTCAGTCAACGTAGAAAAGAGAGGATCGGTGTCCTCCGCGATGGCTTTCCCTAtcgaagaaacagaaaaacagGCAGCCGTTGATCTAGATTTTTCAACGGAAACATCGGTCCCTACAGACCAACTAACCTCAGTAACGACTGCCGAATTATTTTCCACAGCAACGACCGAACAAATTTCCACGACAGTCGAGTCTCCCTTCTTCTCCATATCTGACAGCACAAGCACGACACAATATGGGGTGACGGAAACATCAGCCACATCAACAACGCAACAGACCAGCCAACCTATATTTTCAATGACAGATACCCAACAAAACGTTTTCTCTTCCGATCTCCTAGGTGATTTTGATGAACCTACTAAGGAAGTGGGTGGATTGATCTCAACTAGTCCGATACCAGCTGCAGAATATCCCGGAACTGATACGCAATTGGATAATTTCGCTGCTACGACTAAAGCCATCGAAAGTACCGGTGATGCATTTGATGCTTTTGCATCGAAGTTCGATAAAGCAGCTGAGCCAGAAACGAATGCAGATCCATTCTTGGATGCCTTTGGTAATACTGGACCTACAGCGATGGATACGTCCAGTGACG TATGGGGAGACTCGTCAGGTGGTGGAGATACTGGAGTTACTGGATTTGAAGAAAACGATGGTTTTGATTCTTTCTTAAGCATGACAGCACCACCACAACCGGAAACTAAAGTGAAACGAGCAGATTCTGGCGACTCGGACGAAGGTCCTGATTTCAGTGTTTTCATAAA aCCAAAAGAAGGAGATCAACTTACTCAGCCTGAAGTTGGACCAGTACCAGCTTTAGCGCCGCCACCAAAGAGTCCACAAAATGCCGCGTACGCTGATTCGTCATCACGGTTTAATCCCTTTGATAAAACAGGTGGATTTGCCCAAGAAGCTGTAGTTCCCACAGAGACAGCTCAACCTGAAATAACAAGAACAGATTCCCAG gAAACACCACCGACTCCGCTGTTTGACGAAGACGTGAGTCAACCTTTGGAAGATTTTCCACGAGTTACGTACACTGGTGACGGCTGGGAAATGCAGTTACGTCAaccgaacaaaaagaagatcaCTGGACAACGGTTCTGGAAAAAGATATTCGTGAAACTAGTTTATCAGGGTGATAATCCAGTTCTTCAGTTGTTTAATGGCAAAGACGATAAAGATCCGTTCCAAGAGCTACCTCTTTTGGCTTGTTATTCTGTTTCGGATATCGGAGCTCAACAATTCGACcaatttggaaaaatattcacGGTGAAgttgcaatatattttttacaaggaACGACCTGGAGTACGACCTGGACAGGTTACTAAAGCCGAACGACTGACAAATAAACTTAGTCAGTTCGCTGCATATGCAATTCAAGGAGATTATCAGGGTGTTAAAGAGTTTGGTAGCGATTTGAAGAAGTTAGGTCTTCCCGTCGAACACGCAGCTCAG ATATCTCAATTGTTTAAACTCGGATCGCAAAATTACGAAGAcatgaaaacattttcttgcGCCATTGAAGAGGCTCTTTTCAGGCTATCGGCTCACAGAGATAGAGCACTTAGTTATAAGATGGAAGAAGTTCAAATAACAGTAGTTGATGAAATATACGTCGAGCAAAGTGCCGAGGGTCACGTAGATAAACAAATAGCTCGTgttcgtcttttcttcttggGTTTCTTGTCcg GTATGCCCGATGTTGAGTTGGGAATAAACGACATGTGGCGTCAGGGTAAAGAAGTAGTCGGAAGGCATGATATTATTCCTGTTGTGACTGAAGAATGGATCCGCTTAGAAAATGTCGAATTTCATGCTTGTGTCCAACAAGACGAATATGAGAAGTCAAGAATCATAAA GTTCAAGCCTCCTGATGCAtgttatatcgaattaatgaGATTTCGAGTAAGACCGCCTAAAAACAGAGAATTACCGCTTCAATTGAAAGCTGTAATGTGCGTTACTGGTAACAAG GTGGAATTAAGAGCAGACATATTGGTACCAGGATTTGCCTCTAGAAAACTCGGGCAAATTCCTTGCGAGGACGTAATGGTGCGTTTCCCGATTCCAGAGTGTTGGATCTATCTGTTTAGGGTAGAGAAACACTTTAGATATGGTTCGGTAAAATCAGCGCATAGAAGAACCGGTAAGATCAAAGGGATCGAAAGATTTTTGGGAGCTGTAGATACGTTAGAACCTCAGCTGATGGAAGTTACATCTGGACAAGCCAAATACGAGCATCAACACCGTGCTATTGTATGGAGAATGCCTAGATTGCCTAAAGAAGGACAAG gTGCATACACAACGCACCAATTGGTTTGTCGCATGGCTCTAACTTCTTACGACCAAATCCCGGAAAATCTTGCCGAGTACTGTTACGTCGAATTCACTATGCCAGCTACTCAAGTTTCGCACACTACAGCGAGGAGCGTCAGTCTTCAAAATAGCGACAGTGATGCTCCCCCAGAAAAATACGTTCGTAATTTATCGCGGCACGAGTATAG AGTTGGTATCGAGCACACACAAGGCGAGGGACCAGGAGCGTACGTGACAGCTACGCTAACAAAGAAAATTCCTGAAACAACGCCAGAAACTCACGGTGAAGTTTCGGATACACCGGCTGAATCTGATTCCGACTCTTCGGAGTAA